One window of Phycisphaeraceae bacterium genomic DNA carries:
- a CDS encoding HEAT repeat domain-containing protein: MEIATALGLSLLLPALGACTKPVPKGLDSYDPTGRIEAMLEVAAKNDTSKIPQLISALDSDDSAVRLTAIRTLERMTGQTLGYDHAAPERERRAATDRWVEWYQGRTADGSMPSEARRQGL, from the coding sequence ATGGAAATCGCGACTGCCCTTGGCCTCTCCCTTCTTCTCCCCGCCCTCGGTGCGTGCACGAAGCCCGTGCCCAAGGGCTTGGACTCGTACGACCCGACCGGGCGGATCGAAGCCATGCTCGAAGTCGCAGCCAAGAACGACACCTCAAAGATCCCCCAGTTGATCAGCGCACTGGATTCGGACGACAGCGCGGTACGCCTGACGGCCATCCGAACTCTGGAACGTATGACAGGACAGACACTTGGATATGATCACGCCGCTCCCGAACGCGAGCGTCGGGCGGCGACGGACCGATGGGTAGAGTGGTACCAGGGTCGAACCGCCGACGGTTCGATGCCTTCCGAAGCGCGGCGTCAAGGACTGTGA